The following coding sequences lie in one Rutidosis leptorrhynchoides isolate AG116_Rl617_1_P2 chromosome 4, CSIRO_AGI_Rlap_v1, whole genome shotgun sequence genomic window:
- the LOC139841085 gene encoding uncharacterized protein, which yields MGFLMISLTSWNIKGLNRTPKQNEVVEVVSGNKLCICAILESHVSISKLNSICGVVFPSWNWTSNNSVCSRGTRIIIGWDPGIVNLMVIALSDQAIHCKVRTSNGFVGDSPGVVMGDFNASLNVGDASGGPAKSTIAMHEFKECMDNLCMSDVNYSGLQITWNQRPNADTGILKKIDRILTNDRFIDIYTDAFEIFQPYRISDHAPAVLKIPIVHVSKPKPFKFSNFVTEQNDFLDTVAAGWNVDVHGYSMFKVVKKLRALKKSMRKLM from the exons ATGGGGTTTCTAATGATTAGTCTCACATCCTGGAATATTAAGGGTTTGAACCGCACCCCTAAACAAAATGAAGTTGTCGAAGTCGTCTCTGGTAACAAGTTATGTATTTGTGCGATTCTTGAATCTCATGTTTCTATTTCTAAACTAAATAGTATTTGTGGAGTTGTGTTTCCTTCATGGAACTGGACATCAAATAATAGTGTATGCAGTCGTGGTACTCGTATTATTATCGGTTGGGACCCGGGTATTGTTAATCTCATGGTTATCGCTTTATCAGATCAAGCTATTCACTGCAAAGTGCGAACAAGCAATG GGTTTGTTGGAGATAGTCCCGGGGTTGTAATGGGAGATTTTAATGCTTCTTTAAATGTGGGAGATGCATCTGGTGGGCCTGCAAAGAGCACTATAGCTATGCACGAGTTCAAGGAATGTATGGACAACCTTTGCATGTCTGATGTTAACTATTCTGGTTTACAGATTACTTGGAACCAGAGGCCTAATGCGGATACTGGAATTTTAAAAAAGATAGACAGAATTCTTACTAATGATAGATTCATAGACATTTATACAGATGCGTTTGAAATTTTCCAGCCCTACAGGATATCAGATCATGCCCCTGCGGTTTTGAAAATTCCAATTGTTCATGTAAGCAAACCAAAACCATTCAAGTTTAGTAACTTTGTGACTGAGCAGAATGACTTTTTGGACACAGTTGCAGCGGGTTGGAATGTAGATGTCCATGGGTACTCTATGTTTAAAGTGGTTAAGAAACTGCGCGCGCTTAAGAAATCAATGCGTAAGTTGATGTAG